A stretch of DNA from Meiothermus cerbereus DSM 11376:
CATTCAACAGATCGCCAGGTAGCAAGGCCCCCTCGTAAGAAATGTCTTTTTGCTGGGGCCCCACCCGAAGCTGCGCCAGGAGCTGCCCTGGCATCCGGTCGGCTTTGGCCTGCCCCGATGTGATACCAGATTCGGTTAGTTCGTCACCGAACGGTGACGAACTAACCCGACCGAAGGGAGTGCTCTAGGATTCAAAAAGATAGCCTCTTAGCGCTTTTTGTTTGAAGATTATCTTTTTGAATCCGGTATGAGAGGCTCTGGGGATTATGCCGACTAAAAAGACCGTCCGGTGGCCTTGGTCAGCATGAGCCGGAGTTCGTGCGGGCTGGTGGCCGAACCCTCGGCGTCCTCGAGGCTGATGTATCCCTGGTTGTAAAGCTCGACCAGGTGCTGGTCGAAGGTTTGCATGCCCCGCAGGTTGTCCTGTAGCATGGCGTCCTTTATTTGAGAGGTCTTGTTCTCATCCTTGATGAGGTCGCGCACAAAGGGGGTGGCCAGCAGAATTTCCAGGGCCAGCACACGGCCGTGGCCGTCGGCGCGCGACAGCAGGCGTTGCGAGATGATGCCCAGGAGCGACTCGGCCAGGAGGATGCGAATTTGCTGGTGTTCGTGCAGGGGGAAGAAGTCGATGATGCGGTTAATGGTGCGCGCCGCATCCAGGGTATGCAGGGTGGAAAAAACCAGATGACCGGTCTGGGCTGCCATAATGGCCGCTTCCACCGTTTCGCGGTCGCGCATCTCGCCAATCAGAATCACGTCCGGGTCTTGCCGCATGGCGTACTTGAGGCCCGAGCTAAACGAGTCGGTGTCTACTCCCACCTCGCGCTGCACCACCAGGCTTTTCTTGTGCTTGTGCAAAAACTCGATGGGGTCTTCGATGGTGACGATGTTTTTGGGGTAGTGCAGGTTGATGTGGTCAATCAGGGCGGCCAGGGTGGTGGACTTGCCCGAGCCGGTGGGGCCGGTAACCAGCACCAGGCCGCGTTCCTTGCAGGCCAGCTCTTCCATCACCGGGCGGGGTAGCCCCAGGGCCTCAAAGCTGGGGATGGTTTCGGCCACTACCCGCATTACCAGCCCAAAGCTGCCACGCTGGTGCAGCAGGTTGCAGCGAAACCGCGCCAAGCCCGGCACGGTGTAGGCAAAATCCATCTCTTTTTTGTACTCGAGCTCCTCGAGCTGCACGGGGTTGAGCAGGCTTCGAACAATGGCCTCGATGTCGCTCGGCGAGAGAACCTTGTTGCCAAAGGGCTTGAGTTTGCCATCTATGCGAACGGTAGGGGGCGCACCGGCCTGTAGGTGAATATCGGAGGCTCGAGCCTGCACCATGCTGCGCAGCATTTCAGCGATGGGAGTGGGGGTTTGGGTGGTACTCATCTGAAGGCTCCCTTGTGTCCACACTTGACGGGGTGGATTGTGCTCGAGTCCACCAACCACCGCGACCCAGCCGCTATTGCGATGAGTGCCTGGTATCCATACCGGCCTGGCCGCACGGTCGGTGTCCATCTGAAATCCACGCCCATGAGTATAGAATACCTGCCCGGCCTCATCCCCCTTAAATGAACAAGCCAAAACGCTTAACCAGGGGGCTCAGCGGAGTGCATGTCCTGGTCGATGAGCTCGATGAAGGCCTCCACCACCCGGGGGTCAAACTGCTTCCCGCTTTGCTCGCGGATGTAGTCCAGGGCTTTCTCCTTTGGCCAGGCCTGGCGGTAAGGCCGGTCGGAGGTGAGGGCGTCGTAGACGTCGATCACCGCAAAGATACGGGCCTCGAGGGGGATGGCCTCGCCCTGGAGCCCCCGCGGGTAGCCCGAGCCGTCCCAGCGCTCGTGGTGGGCATAGGGGATGGCCAGGGCCTTGCGCAGGAAGGGAATACCCGAGAGCCACTGATAGGCCAGGGTGGGGTGCTTGCGCATGAGCGCCCACTCCTCCTCGTTGAGCTGGCCAGGCTTGAGCAGCACGGCGTCGGGCACGCCCAGCTTGCCCACATCGTGCAGGATGGCCCCGCGCCGCAGGTGTTCGATGTCTTCTTCCGACAACCCCAGCTTGCGGGCCAGCTTCACCGTCAGTTCGGTAACGCGCTGGGTATGGCCGGCGGTCTCCTGGTCGCGCAGCTCCACCGCCTGGGCCCAGCCCATAAGGGTCAGGTCGTAGGCCACTTCCAGCTCGAGCTTGGCCCGTTGCAAATTCTCGAAGAGCTGGCTGTTCTCGATGGCGATGGCCCCCTGGGTGACCATGGCCTGCAAAACCTCCTCCTCCTCGCCCGAGAGCTCCCAGGGGCCACGGGTGAAGGCCACCAACGCCCCCAGCAGCTCCCCCTTGGCCAGCAGGGGCCAGGCCCGCATGGCCAAAAAGCCCTCGCGCAGGGTGAACTCGGGATCGAAGCCAGGGTCGCGGCTAAGGTCGTCTACCACCACCGGCCTCCGCTCCAGGGCGGCCCGGCCCGCGTGCCCCTGCCCCAGCGGAATGCTGTAGCGGTGGATCTCCGCAAAGGGAGAGTGGAAGCCGCGGGCCACAACCGGCTCGAGCCGGTGGCTTTCCTTGCGGTACAGCAGCACCGCGACCGCATCCAGGGACAGTCGCATAAGCTGGTCGCACAAGACCCCCAGGGCCAGGCGCAGGTCCAGGCTGGAATTGATGGCCTGGTCAACGGTGCGTAAGGCCTCGAGCTGGCCCACACGCGCCTCGAGCTTGCGTCGCAGCGAGGCCCGGCGCACCGCGTTGCCAATCACCTCGCCCATAAGCTCCAGGCGCTGCACTTCGCGCGCGCTAAGCTCGCGGGGGTGGGCCACCGCCAGCGTGAGCACGCCCACCCGCAAGCTTCCCGCCCGCAGGGGCAGCACCACCCCACCCCAGCCGGGTGGTACCAGGTGGCGGATGCCCGGGCGCACCCTGGGGTCGGCGGCAAACTCGCGGCTCTGGTAGAGCATCCCCTGCAGCAGCACCCAGCCGGTTATGCTTTCTTCCCGGGCGACCGGCGGGGTGGGGATTTTGAGCAACCAGCCCTGGCTGGCCATCTCCTCCAGGGCGTGGGTCTCGGGGTCGTAGAGCAGTATGCTGCCCACAGGGGTCTCCAGGAGGGCCAGCGTCTCGTCCAGGGCGGCCTGGAGCATCTCCTTGAGGTCGTCGGAGCGGCGCAGGGCCTCGGAAAGCCGAACCACCGCCTCGAGGTCGAGCTGGCGCTCCTGGGCCTCGGTAACGTCGAAGCCCACACCCAGAACCGCTGGATGCCCCCCCAAGTCTACGCGGGCCGCCGAGTAGTCCAGCCAGCGCGTCTGGCCGCTTTTGGTCTGGATGCGGAAGCGGTAGCGGCCCTCCACCTCCTCGCCCCGCAAGCGGGTCTGGCCGCGGGCGCGCACCATCTCCCGGTCGAGGGGGTGTATAAACTCCCAGATCGGGCGGCTTTTGATTTCCTCCAGCGAGTAGCCCGTGATGCGCTTGGCCTCGAGGTTGGCAAAAACCAGACGATCCTCCTGCCACATCAGGGTGAGGGCGGGTGCGGTCTCGGAGAGGGTGCGGAAGAGGGCTTCCTGCTCGGCCAGGGCGCGCTGGGCCTCAATTTCGGCGGTGGCGTCGTAGGCAAAACCGGTCAGGAGCTGGCCTTCTGGGGCGGCCACCCGCTGCTCCTGGAGCCAGATCCACCGCCCGCTCTGGCCGTGGCGGTAGCGGTAGCGCAGCACCTTAACCTCGCCAGGGGTGCCCGCATTGTTGGGCAGGCTGGCCCGATCTTCGGGGTGGATGTTGTCCCACCACAAAGAGGGGTTGTGCAGCAGGGCCTCGGGGGCGTGGCCCAGGATTGTCTGGGCCTGGGGGCTGACATAAAGCAGCCGGCCGGGCTCTCCCGGTAGGAATTCCACCTGGAACACCACCCCCGAAAGTGCTTCCACCATGGCCTTGAAGCGGCTTTTTTCCTGCTCCAGCGAGCGCCGGAGCCGGTCTTCCTCGGTGATGTCGCGCACGTTGAGCACAATGCCCCGCACCGCGGGGTGGTGCAGCAGGTTGCGCCCCCAGATGCGCGCATGGCGGTCTTCCCCAGAGGCATCCAGGATGCGCACACGGTACTCGCGGGTCTCGCCGGGGTGGTGCACCATGTACTCGAGCGCGGCCTCGGCATAGGGGCGGTCGTCGGGGTGCACGAAGTCGAGGATATTTATCGGCTGGTGCAAATAGCCTTCGGGGTTGTAGCCCAGCACCTGCCCCACATTGGGGCTGACGTAGCGCATGGTGCCGGCTTCGTCCATCAGGTATATAAGGTCGGAAGTATTCTCCACCAGGGCCCGGAAGCGCTCCTCCAGCCGGGCTTGCTCGCTGATGTCAATTAAACTGCCCTCGAAATAGAGCACCTGCCCGCGGCTATCCCGCACCGGAAGGGAGTACGCCTGCACCCACAGCACCTGGCCATCCTTGCGCCGCAGGCGAATGCGCTGGGCCAGCATCAAGCCGGATTTAGCGGCCTGCTGAATAAGTTGTTCGCGCTCTGCGACCTCGAGGTACAGCGCCCGGGCATTCAGGCCCAAAAGCTCTTCTCGGCTGTAGCCCAGCATGGTGCAGAGGGTGGAGTTGGCCTCGAGGATATGCCCGTCCGGCGTCGAGCGGTACAGGCCCACCGGTACCGACTCGAAAAGTTCCCAGCGGCGCTTGCGCTCGAGGAGCTTGTCCAACGCTTCTTGCAGGCCGTGGGGAAGCCTCGAGGCGCTCACAAACTCGGTCAAGGTGGGTGCTGCTTCCACCAGCGCCAGGGCCTCGAACTCGGCGGGCACCAGCGCGACCACCGGGGTATCGGGGGCAAAAGTTTTTACAAGGCGCAGCGCCTCCAGGCCATACCCTGGCCCGGCACAGAGAATTACCACATCGCAGGCCCCTTTACTCAGAAGCTGCTGGAGCGTGGGCAGGTCTCTGGCCGTATGCCACTCTGCCCGCAAACCCTCGAGGCTTCGCTGAATAAGCGGGTCATCGTGAGGGTTTTGGGTCGCCAGTAGGATCCGCAGCACTAGCAGATTATAGTCCTCTTTGTAGCCTGAACCTGTTCAAGTCTACACCCTCTGGTCTTCGGGCAGGCCCGGCCAGCAATCAATCGGTAGCTGGTTTGGCCCTACCGATTGGGCAGTCCAGGGGAAAATCTTACTTAAAGCGGTTGGAGCCCGGATGAGCCAGCGAGGGAAGGTTCATCAGCTTGCTGGTCTCGCGGTAACCTGGCAGGTCGCGGTACCAGTCCTTGTAGCTCGAGCCCCCGCTGGCAATCCATGGGTCAAATTTCAGGTAGCCATCCCGAATGTCAATACCCAGGCTAACCCAGCCTCCGGGCCGGTTCTGCTCAAACCAGCTGGCGCACCAGTGTACGGGCATAAAACAGGGTTTCCTGCACTGCCTCCCAGTCGACCCCATCGGGCCGGTCGGTAGGCCAGTGCCAGTTGGGTGGTATCCCGTTCTTCAAACGAATAAGCGTCAGGCAGGGGATTTTTCTTGCGGCAAAAGGGCGGGTATCGAAGTAGGCCAGGCGATAGGCCAAAGGTTGCGCGCCTGGGGTGGCCTTGGCCCGCTCGAGCAGGGCCCCCCGATAGGCATGGTAGATCAGCATCCCCTCGCCGGTGGCATAAAACAGCTCGCCCTGACCCACGTTGTCGATGTTAAGCACCAGGGCATCGGGTGGGATTCGCCCCGAGCGCACCAGGAACTCGGCCCCCTTTGCTCCAACCTCCTCGCTGCCTGTAAGGGCCAGCACCACCCGGTGGTCGGGTAGGGGATCCCGGCGCAGCTCCTCGAACAAGGCCACCGCCACCGCCACTCCTGTCGCGTTGTCGTTGGCTCCATTGACATAAGGCGCGCCCAGTTCACGCAAAGCCAGAAGCACTGCCTGTACCAGAAAATACAGGCCCAGTAGCTGCGAAACCCCTGTCCACAAAGCCCCCAAGGGCAGCAGCGTAGCCAGCGCTGCATTAATCAGAAAGTTGTGGCGAAAAAACCGTACCCGTTTGGGGTGGTAGAGGAAAAAGGTCTTGGCCGTATCGTAGTGGGCCATCAAAGCCAGGGTCTTGCGGCCCTGTCCAGTCTGGGCCAGCACATTTTGCGAGGGGTAGCGGTCAAAAAGCTTCCGCCAGGGTACCCACCAGCCCGAAAAATGCGCCCAGAAGCCGAGGGCGCCCACCAGGGCCAGCCACCAAAGCCCCAGCCAGCCTCCCAGGGCCAGCAACAGGCTGATCAGGATGAGCTCAGGGCCATAGCTGCGCGGGGCCATAAAGGGCTGCACTTCCACCTGATATTCGGGATCCTCCGCAGTGCGGGGGCTGGTCTGCTCGAGGTAGGCTTTAATTTTCCGGGCTGCCAGGGCCTCGCAAGCCGTGGCGCTCCCCCGGTGGGGCAGGGCACAGAGTTCTTCCCAGAGGTGGCGCATGGCTGTAGCTTAACGCTGCAGACAAAAAACAGGACACGGGGGGTCTGGGGGTTTTGCATCACACTTTGTGCGAAAGGCCCTTTGTCCCCACCAAGCCCAGGGCTTAAACTTGGAGGCATGGGTAAGAAGCGTCGGGAAGAAAAGCTCAAACGCAAAACACAGCAGCGCGTACCGCTCTCGGGCCGGGACATGCTGCGTATATTCCCCAGTCTGCTCCTGCGGGCTTTTATTGTGGTCATGCCGCTAACCCTGCTCATGACCATCCTGGGCGGCAGTGGGGTTACGCTGTTCAACAACTTCTGGGTACAGATGGGGGCTTATCTGGCGGCTTACATCGTGTTCAACAAGTTTATCTTTGGCCCCATCCGCAACTACCGACCTGTGCAGGCCAACCCCTCCAGCACGCCCAAAGCCAAGTAGTTGCCTTTGTCGCGGCCTGTCTTTGGCCGCGTGCACAAAGTTTCCTGGTATACCCCTGGCGTGGTAGCCCCGCCGGCACACCGTGCAACCACAACACACCAGGGCTGTTTTTTAGGGAGGGCACATGCTGCCGAGGCCCCACACAACCGCCTCAAGCAGGAGGTGGGGCGTCAGATGTGTTGTTGGCGTTATCGCACCCTTCACAGACGTTGCCTCCCATCCGGGGGGCAACTGTGCTGTGCAGGGCACAGCCATCAAGGTGGTAGGGGGTCAATGTGCTCTAAATTCGCTTTGCGTCAGCCCAGAAGCCTTCCAGGTCGTAGTACTCACGGGCCTCGGCACTCATCAGGTGCACCAGCACCGGGCCATAGTCCAGGAGCACCCAGCGTGGGCTGGGGCCTTCGACCTTGTTGGCCCGGATACCTTCTTCTTCCTGTAGTTTTTCCCGCACGGCCCGCTCGAGGGCTTGCAGGTGGGGTTGGGAGGTTCCGGTGGCAATTACAAAGTAGTCGAGCGAGTCGGAGACAGCGGTCAGGTCCAGCGCCACCACATTCTCGGCCTTCTTGTCTTCCAGGGCTTCTTTGATCTGGCGGATGAGTGTTTGGGTATCAATGGCTTTGACCATTCGTCCTTATTGTACACAAGTGGGCAGGACAGGCTACCTGACCTCGGGGATGTACTCGAACTCGTGCTGCCCAAAGCGCACGGTATCCCCCGCCCGCACCCCGTGGGCTTTAAGGGCCTGCTCCACCCGGTAGCGCTTGAACAGTTCTTGCAGGTAGCCCGCAGCCTCCATAAGGTCGCCCTTAAGACGATCCAGGTGGCGCTGCACCTGGGGGGCCTCGAGCTCAAACACCCCTTCTTCTACCTGGGTCACCTTGATGTAATCGGGGGCCTCGGGCCTGGGCCTGGGCTGTTCCATGATGGGTTTGGGCGCGGCCTGCACCAGGGCAAACAGGGCCTCTACCAGCTCGGACAACCCCGCGCGGGTCTGGGTAGAGATGGGCAGCACCGGCAGGCCCGTCTGGCTCAGCTCGCCCACCAGGGTCTGCACCTCTTCTGGGGTCAGCAGGTCTATTTTATTGAGGGCAATCAGGGCCTGGCGCCCTAAGAGCTCGGGGTTGTAAGCCCGCAGTTCGGCCCGGAGGGTGTGCAGGGTCTGCACCGGCTGGTCGGTGCCATCGAGCACGTACAAGAGAACTCTAGTCCGGGCGATGTGGCGTAGGAACTCCAGCCCCAGGCCCCGGCCCTGGGCGGCCCCCTCGATGATGCCAGGGATGTCGGCCATGGTGATGCGCTCGAGGTCGCGCTCAATTACCCCCAGGTTGGGCGAAAGGGTAGTAAAAGGATAGCTGGCAATTTTGGGATGGGCATGGGTCAAGGCCGCCAGAAGGCTGCTCTTGCCGGCGTTGGGGTAGCCCACCAGCCCCACATCGGCCAGAAGCATCAGCTCGAGGCGCAGTCTGCGCTTCTGTCCTTCCTCGCCGGCTTCGGCAAACCGGGGGGCCTGCCGGGTAGGGGTCACGAAACGGGTATTACCCCAGCCTCCCCGCCCCCCTCGGGCAGCCACCAGGGTCTGGCCCTCCTCAATCAGGTCGGCCAGCAGTTCGCCGGTCTCGGCATCGTAGACCCGGGTTCCTCGCGGCACCTCGATAACCAGGTCTTTGCCCGACTTACCAAACAGCCCTTTGCCCATCCCGTGCTGGCCGTTCTCGGCTTTGTACACCCGCTTGGAAAGGTTGGAAAGCGAGTCCACCTGGCCCAGGGCGCGCAGGATAATCGAGCCTCCATCGCCCCCGTCGCCCCCATCAGGGCCACCTTTGGCGATATATTTTTCACGCCAAAAGCTAATACAGCCGTCACCCCCACGTCCGGCGGTCACGCTAATCTCGAGCACATCTCTGAACATAAATCCTTCACCAAAAAAAACGAAGGCCAGAAGCACAGGCTTCCGCCTTCGGGGCAAATTCTGGTTAGTCGCCCGCCTGTGCTACTTCCAGGGGCTTGACCCGCACGAAGCGGCCCATGCGGCCCTTGTCGGCAAACTCCACCACGCCGTCAAT
This window harbors:
- the rsfS gene encoding ribosome silencing factor; translation: MVKAIDTQTLIRQIKEALEDKKAENVVALDLTAVSDSLDYFVIATGTSQPHLQALERAVREKLQEEEGIRANKVEGPSPRWVLLDYGPVLVHLMSAEAREYYDLEGFWADAKRI
- a CDS encoding M28 family metallopeptidase, whose translation is MRHLWEELCALPHRGSATACEALAARKIKAYLEQTSPRTAEDPEYQVEVQPFMAPRSYGPELILISLLLALGGWLGLWWLALVGALGFWAHFSGWWVPWRKLFDRYPSQNVLAQTGQGRKTLALMAHYDTAKTFFLYHPKRVRFFRHNFLINAALATLLPLGALWTGVSQLLGLYFLVQAVLLALRELGAPYVNGANDNATGVAVAVALFEELRRDPLPDHRVVLALTGSEEVGAKGAEFLVRSGRIPPDALVLNIDNVGQGELFYATGEGMLIYHAYRGALLERAKATPGAQPLAYRLAYFDTRPFAARKIPCLTLIRLKNGIPPNWHWPTDRPDGVDWEAVQETLFYARTLVRQLV
- the obgE gene encoding GTPase ObgE, with the translated sequence MFRDVLEISVTAGRGGDGCISFWREKYIAKGGPDGGDGGDGGSIILRALGQVDSLSNLSKRVYKAENGQHGMGKGLFGKSGKDLVIEVPRGTRVYDAETGELLADLIEEGQTLVAARGGRGGWGNTRFVTPTRQAPRFAEAGEEGQKRRLRLELMLLADVGLVGYPNAGKSSLLAALTHAHPKIASYPFTTLSPNLGVIERDLERITMADIPGIIEGAAQGRGLGLEFLRHIARTRVLLYVLDGTDQPVQTLHTLRAELRAYNPELLGRQALIALNKIDLLTPEEVQTLVGELSQTGLPVLPISTQTRAGLSELVEALFALVQAAPKPIMEQPRPRPEAPDYIKVTQVEEGVFELEAPQVQRHLDRLKGDLMEAAGYLQELFKRYRVEQALKAHGVRAGDTVRFGQHEFEYIPEVR
- a CDS encoding DUF4842 domain-containing protein yields the protein MPVHWCASWFEQNRPGGWVSLGIDIRDGYLKFDPWIASGGSSYKDWYRDLPGYRETSKLMNLPSLAHPGSNRFK
- a CDS encoding PAS domain S-box protein; this translates as MLRILLATQNPHDDPLIQRSLEGLRAEWHTARDLPTLQQLLSKGACDVVILCAGPGYGLEALRLVKTFAPDTPVVALVPAEFEALALVEAAPTLTEFVSASRLPHGLQEALDKLLERKRRWELFESVPVGLYRSTPDGHILEANSTLCTMLGYSREELLGLNARALYLEVAEREQLIQQAAKSGLMLAQRIRLRRKDGQVLWVQAYSLPVRDSRGQVLYFEGSLIDISEQARLEERFRALVENTSDLIYLMDEAGTMRYVSPNVGQVLGYNPEGYLHQPINILDFVHPDDRPYAEAALEYMVHHPGETREYRVRILDASGEDRHARIWGRNLLHHPAVRGIVLNVRDITEEDRLRRSLEQEKSRFKAMVEALSGVVFQVEFLPGEPGRLLYVSPQAQTILGHAPEALLHNPSLWWDNIHPEDRASLPNNAGTPGEVKVLRYRYRHGQSGRWIWLQEQRVAAPEGQLLTGFAYDATAEIEAQRALAEQEALFRTLSETAPALTLMWQEDRLVFANLEAKRITGYSLEEIKSRPIWEFIHPLDREMVRARGQTRLRGEEVEGRYRFRIQTKSGQTRWLDYSAARVDLGGHPAVLGVGFDVTEAQERQLDLEAVVRLSEALRRSDDLKEMLQAALDETLALLETPVGSILLYDPETHALEEMASQGWLLKIPTPPVAREESITGWVLLQGMLYQSREFAADPRVRPGIRHLVPPGWGGVVLPLRAGSLRVGVLTLAVAHPRELSAREVQRLELMGEVIGNAVRRASLRRKLEARVGQLEALRTVDQAINSSLDLRLALGVLCDQLMRLSLDAVAVLLYRKESHRLEPVVARGFHSPFAEIHRYSIPLGQGHAGRAALERRPVVVDDLSRDPGFDPEFTLREGFLAMRAWPLLAKGELLGALVAFTRGPWELSGEEEEVLQAMVTQGAIAIENSQLFENLQRAKLELEVAYDLTLMGWAQAVELRDQETAGHTQRVTELTVKLARKLGLSEEDIEHLRRGAILHDVGKLGVPDAVLLKPGQLNEEEWALMRKHPTLAYQWLSGIPFLRKALAIPYAHHERWDGSGYPRGLQGEAIPLEARIFAVIDVYDALTSDRPYRQAWPKEKALDYIREQSGKQFDPRVVEAFIELIDQDMHSAEPPG
- a CDS encoding type IV pilus twitching motility protein PilT — encoded protein: MSTTQTPTPIAEMLRSMVQARASDIHLQAGAPPTVRIDGKLKPFGNKVLSPSDIEAIVRSLLNPVQLEELEYKKEMDFAYTVPGLARFRCNLLHQRGSFGLVMRVVAETIPSFEALGLPRPVMEELACKERGLVLVTGPTGSGKSTTLAALIDHINLHYPKNIVTIEDPIEFLHKHKKSLVVQREVGVDTDSFSSGLKYAMRQDPDVILIGEMRDRETVEAAIMAAQTGHLVFSTLHTLDAARTINRIIDFFPLHEHQQIRILLAESLLGIISQRLLSRADGHGRVLALEILLATPFVRDLIKDENKTSQIKDAMLQDNLRGMQTFDQHLVELYNQGYISLEDAEGSATSPHELRLMLTKATGRSF